The window CCCGTTGCGGTCACGGTCGAGGACGACGGCGACTTGCACTGGACGGGCCCCGCGATCATCGCCGGCGATTTGTGGCAGCGGCCGAACGCCGCCTTGCGCACCGGGGCCCTGGCCACGCGGATCCGGCTAGATGGCAACCGCGCGACCGGGGTGGACCTCGTCAATCTCGCCACCGGCGAGCGGGAGTTCCTCGGCGCCCGCGCCGTCGTGATCGCCGCCGACGCCTTCCGGACGCCCAGGCTGCTGTGGGTCTCCGGTGTCCGCCCCGCAGCGCTCGGCCGCTACCTCACCGAGCATCCCCAGATCATGGCCGCCGCCCTCCTGGACGAAAAGTACATCCCCGACGACGCGCCGCTCGACATCCACCTACCGGTCTCGGCAACCGTGACCCCGGGCGGTGGTGCCATCGTGCCCATCTCCGGCGTTTCCTGGGTGCCCTACGCCACCGACCGGCCCTTCCACGGCCAGATCATGCAGATGGATGCCTCGCCGGTACCGCTGAACCCAGGCGTTACCGTCCGGCCAGGTCAAGTCATCGGCCTCGGCTGGTTCTGCCGCAAGGAACTCTCACCCGACAACCGGGTCTGGTTCGACGAGGACACCCTCGACGAGCACCACCTGCCGGCAATCCGCATCGACTACCGGCTAAACGCGGCCGACCGGGCCGCGATCGCGAACGCGACCGAGGAGGTCCGCGCCGCGGCACAGTCGCTCGGACGACCGCTCGGCGAACCGTTCCTCATGCCGGCCGGCAGCTCGCTGCACTATCTCGGGACGACTCGTATGGGCCGCGTCAACGACGGCACCAGCGTCTGCGACCCGACCGGCCGAGTCTGGGACACCGACAACCTCTACGTCGGTGGCAACAACGTGATCCCCACCGCGACCGCCTGCAATCCCACCCTGACCGCCGTGGCGGTGGGCGTCATCACCGCCCGCGCGATACGCGAGCAGCTCCAAACCGATACCCATTGAGGAAGGAACAACGTGCCTCGCCCGATCACCTTGTTCACCAGCCAGTGGGCTGATCTACCGTTCGAGGAGGTATGCCAGCTGGCATTCGCCTGGGGCTACGACGGCGTGGAAGTCGCCTGCTACACTTTCGCCGCCACCACCACGCTCGACAAGATCGCGCCGCGTCGCCGAGAGGCCGACCAGCACCGCACCGACCGCTTCGATCGGATGTGCCTGCTGGTAACCCACGGCTTCGCCGATGTGTCGGAAAATCTGGCACGCGGCAGCGACAACCGGCCGGCCAACCTGACCGCGGCACTCACCTGGTCGCGTCAACTGCCCGCAGGCAAACCCACCACCGCGCCCGGCTCGACACCCTGGAGATTGCTCGGGAACGGGCACAGAAGCAGCTCGAGAGCACGATGCGGTCCGTCAACCAGGCACTCGCAGAGTTCGACCGGCAGCTCGACAGCACCACCCTCGAGGGCACCGAATGGCGGCGCGTCACGCTCGCCGCTCCCAACGCCGCCGTCGGCGAGGATCTGCGGCAAGCCGCCGAGACACTCCGCACCCAGCCGAAGGCCTCGAACAAGATCTGCGCCAGGATGTCAAAGCGACTCTCAAGACGTCGATGTTCACCCAGCTGCGGCGGGACATCCAGACCCGCCGTTAGTTGTACACACCCGGTCTCGGCAGCGGGCCGGGTCGTGCGCGGCGACCTGTCGCGCAGCAGCCCGCGTAGTCCGGACTCGCGCATCAGCCGCTCGACCGTGCACCGGGCCACCTCGACGCCCCGCCGGTGCAGCTCGTGCCAGATCTTGCGGGCCCCGTAGACGCCGTAGTTCTCCTTGTGGACCTGCTCGATCATCGCGGTCAGCTCCTCATCGCGCCTCGACCGGGCGCTGGCGGGCCGGGCCTTGGCGGCGTAATAGGTCGACGGTGCGATCCCGGCGGGCGTGTCTTCAAGCGCCCGCAGGACCGACTGGACACCGTGTTCGGCCTTCTGCGAGTCGACGAACGCGACCCTCATCTCGACGGCCGGTCCAGTTCGGCCGCGAAGAAACTCGCCGCGGACTTCAGGATCTGGTTCGCCCGCCGCAGCTCACGGACCTCCCGTTCCAACGCGGCGAGGCGTTCCGCGTCGCCGCTGGTGGTGCCCGGCCGGTCGCCGGGCGTCGGTCTCGGCCTTCTTCACCCACCCACGCAACGCCTCGGGGTGCACCCCGAGTTGGTCGGCGATCCGCCGGATCGCGCCGACCGCACTGGCCGGATCCCGGCGGGCCTCGACCACCAACCGGGTCGCACGCTCACGCAGCTCGTCGGAGTACTTCTTCGGTGCGGGCATCGCTGGTGTTCCTCCCAGGTTTCGATGTCTCCATCAAACCCGGTGCGGGACAGTCTTACGGCACGACGTCCGTGAACGCCTCCCAGACGGCCACCGCTTCCCCGGCATGCTCTGGTCCCCCTTCAGGTTTCCCCTCCAGGTAAGCCGGGCGACCCAAGAACCTCCCTTCGAGTCCATCCCCGCTGCGCGGGGGATACAACGAAGCGCCTCACGGCGCACACGGAACGTGACAGTCTCCCGTCACTCCGCTCGTACCACCCTGGCCATCATCAGAGGGTTACGGACCCCACGCCTGGGTGTTCGCGTAGCCAGGCTTCCAGGGTGTCGGCGGTGCGGTCGGGCAGTACGTCGATGCGTTCGTGTGTTTCGGCGTCGATGACGACGGTGGCGTAGCGGTGCCTGCGGCGAAGGGCGAAGTCGTCGACTCCGATCACCCGGGGCGTGCGCCGGGTGGGTAGCGGGATGCGTAGCAGGGTCCGCAGGGCCGTCGACCACATCCTCGATGACCAGCGGGGAAAGACCCGAGAACATCGTCTGCGCAAGCTTGTTGGCGTCCGTCACGCGGGTGTCAACGAGCCGGACGACTCTCCGTCACCACCGCATGTGAGACAGGGCCGTCAACTTGACACTCCCCTGTGGCGGATGCGTGGTGAGGCTCAGCAGCAGGTCGACCCATTCCGTGATCCGCCCGCAGTCGGAACCGGGCACACCGAGCAACTCGCAGATCACGGCGACCGGCAGCCGGCGGGCGAAGCCGGTGACGAGGTCGGCCGGTGGCCCGGGCCGCCAGCAAGTCGTCGAGCAGCGTCCACGTCGCGACGCAGCGCCGGCCGGAGGTCCTCGATGCGGCGTGGGGTGAACGCCGGCGCGGCCAGGCGGCGCAGTCGGGTGTGCTCAGGGGGGCATGTTGAGCATCGATCCCGGTCCGGCGGGATCGGTTGCAGCCGGGGAGCACCAAGTGCAGCAGCGGCGGCTCGGCTGAACCGCTCATCGGTCAGCACGGTCCGGTTCTCAGCGTGGCCGGTGACCAACCAGGCCTCGTCCCCGGTGGGCAACCTGACCCGGGCGACCGGCTCCTCCTCACGCAGCCGGGCAAACGCGACCGGCGGCTCGCCGGGGAACGGCGACGGCATCGGGAAGGCCGGCAGGTCGGTGGTGTCGGTGGAGCGCATCCGCTCGGTCCCTCCGTCGGTGGCCGCCTGGAGCCTGCCGGACCTCGCTCGGCGGCGATCGAGGCCCGGTCGAAGGGGAGGGCTCGACCGCCAGTCGACCCGCACTCCAGGCCGGCCACGCAGCCTGCCTGCAGCAACTCATCGAGCGGAGGTTCCGACGTGCCCGAATCCCTCGGCACGCAGCCGGTCAGTGCCGAGCCCCTGTGGCGGCTCGGCACGGCGTACTTCAGCCGTAAGGTGACGTTGACCGCCGCCGAGCTCGGTGTCTTCACCGTCCTCGCCGACGGCCCACTGACCGCCGAGCAGCTACGTCGAAGGTCTGGGCAGGCTCAATCCCGATCATCCGGCAACCGGCTGCGGAGCCGGGTCTGACACGAGCGCGCGGTAGAAGGCGAGGTGCTGCTGAGCCGCCTCGGCCCATGTGTGCCGCGCGGCAAGCTGCCGACCCGCGGCCCGCACGGCCGGGTCGTCTTCGGCGAGCACCGCGGCAAGCTCGGTGGCGAAGGTCGGTGCGTCGCTGGCGAAGCGCGCGACCCGGGCGAAGACCTCGCGCAGGACCGGCAGGTCACGTACAACCAACGGCACGCCGGCGGCGAGGGCTTCCATCGCCGCCAGGCCGAAGCCCTCCTTGAGGGACGGGAAGGCGAATGCCCCAGCCGCCGCGACCAGCGCCGGCAGATCATCGTCTGGCACCGCGCCGAGGACGACCGGCTCGACGCCCAATTCGACGGCGTGCGCGTCCCAGCGTGCCCGGTAGTCGCGGTAGTCGAACAAAGTCTCGCCGCCGGCGATGACCAGTCGCACGTCGGGCATTTCGGTGTGCAGCAGGGCGTACGCGTCGAGCAGGTCGAGCGATCCCTTGCGCGGCTCGATGCCGCCGACGCTGAGCACGTAGCGGCCCAGCCGGGTCCGCCAGGCGGCGCGCATGGTCGCGTCGGTCGCAGCGAACCGTTCGTAGGCGACACCGTTCGGGATGACGTCGGCTTTGACGCCCCAGCCGTGGGCGAGTTCCGCGGCGACGGCTGCTGAGACACAGATGTGCGCGTACGGCCGGACAATCGCCTTTTCGTGGCAGTCGGCCAGCTCCGGGGTGGTGAACTGGTCGATGTGGTGGACGGTACGTACGCACCGGTCGACCGCGTTGGCGCTGATGCAGTCCTGGGCGTGCACGATGTCGTACGGCGAAGGGTCGAACGCGTCGCGCAGCACCGCGATCGAACGCAGGATCCGCGTGCCGACCGCCTCGTCCTGTGGGCCGTCTGGAAACGGCACGATCCGCTGGCGTACGGCCGGGTCGAGCGGCCGGTAGAAGCCGGCGTCGCCGCCACGGCCCAGGGTCCACACAGTCACGTCCTGACCCGCAGCGGCCAGGGCTTCAGCGAGGGCAAGCGTGTGCACCACTCCGCCGCGTGGCTTGGTGGAGTAGCTGAGCAGCGCGATCCTCACGGGCTGCTCCGGTAGGCGTCGAACCGCAGCTCGCCCAGGTGCCGCAGGACGCGGCGGGCACGCTCGATCTCGGCGGCGACGTCGATGTCAGCGACCGCGAGGCCGGCCTTGCCGAAGGTCCGGGCGAGAATGCCCCCGCCCGGTCCGACCACTTTGGACTGCCCCAGGAACCGCATCCCGCCCATGGCTCCGGTCTGGTTGGACGAGGCGAGCACGACCTGGTTCTCTGCGGCGCGGGCCTGGTCGTAAAGGTCGAACAGCCGGGCCTGGCGGTCCTGGGCCATGCGCGGGGCACGGTTGGTGATGCTGGTCGGCCAGGCGGACAGGCAGGCCAGGATTTCCGCACCGTCGAGGGCGAGGCTGCGGGCTGACTCCGGGAACGTCTTGTCGTAGTCGATGAGCATGCCGATGCGGCCGACCGGGGTGTCGAAGGCGTCGAAGCTGTCGCCGGGCGTGTAGGCGGCGACTTCACCTGCGGGAAGGTGGACTTTGCGATGCCGGCCGAGAACGCCGTCCCCGGTGACGCACGCTGCCGCGTTGTACCGGATGTTACCGTCGGCTTCGCAGTACCCGAAGCAGACGGTCAGCTCGGCGGCCAGCCGGGCGACCTCGAAGATGATCGGGTCGTCGGGCTTGAGCGCGGGCGGCAACGCGTCGGGATCCGGGTGGCGTAGATCGGCGAGGTACCCGCCCAGTGCCGCGTCAGGCAGGACGAGCAGCCCGCAGCCCTGGCTGCGGGCGTCGTCGATCAGCTTGCCGATCCGGGCGACGTCGAAGTCGAGGTCGCGGCCGAAGTGCGCGGCTGCGGCCGCGATGCGGACTGTACTCATGCGCTGGCCGCTCCCACGGGGTACGTGTATGTCTCCGGTCGCCGGTCGCGAAGGTGCCCCATCGACCGGCGTGCTGTCTCCAGCGCGTTGGCCACGTCGAGTTCGGCGATGGCCACACCGGCAGCCACACCGGTTTCGGCGAGGATGTCGCCGCCCGGCTCGACAACCTTGGCGCTGCCGACGAAGCGTAGCGACCCGAAGGACCCGGCCTGATTGGCAGACAGCCATACCATCTGGTTCTCCAGCGCCCGGGCACGATCGAACAGGTCGAAGCGCCGCTTCCAGCGGTCCTCGGCCAGGTCGGCTGCCTGGTTGGTCCGTGAGCCCGGCCAGGCCGAGACACAGACACCGATCTGCGCCCCATCCAGGGCCAGGGCACGCGCGGACTCGGGGAACGCCTTGTCGTAACAGATCATCATGCCGATCCGGCCGACCGGGGTGTCGAAGGCATCGAACCGGTCGCCCGATGCGTAGCTGGCGTTCTCGTTCAGCGGCTGGTGCACCTTGCGGTGGTTGCCGAGCACACCGTCACCGCTCACGCAGACCACGCTGTTGTACCGCGTGTCGCCATCCGCCTCGCAGTACCCCGCGACCACGGTCATCTCACCGGCGAGTAAGATCAGGCGGCGGATCTCCGGGCCGTCCAGAGCCAGGGCTGGCGGGCCGGCGTCCAGATCGGTGTCGCCGTCGAGGCCGAGCAGGTATCCACCCAGGCACGCCTCGGGCAGGGCCAGCAGCTGAACACCCTGAGCCCGTGCCGCCACGATCAACCGCTCGACGGTACGGAAGTCCACGTCAAGGTCGCGGCCGAACTCCTCGGCGACGGCGGCCATACGCAGGACGGTCATGCTCTCCCCATTCCGGTCACTACACCAGTGACGGCGTGCGTAACTTCTCCGTCGGGCCAACGCAGCCCGATACCTTGACCCTCGGTCAGCTCCCCGCACACCGCGCCCACAGCCGGTCCGGCCGGCAGCGGTGGCCGCCCCGGCTCGTCGGCGGTCAGCATCGCGTACCCCGGAAAGCAGGTGAGCCAGTCGCCAGCGGTGGCGCTGCTTGGGCGCGGGACGGCGGCGACGTCAAGAATGGCCGCACAGCCGCTCGCCTCGGCGAGCATGCCCAGCGTGCCGACGATGCCGGCCATCGACACGTCCTTGGCGGCGGCGGGGCGCGCGGCGGCCACGGCACGACTCATCGCGCGCAGCTCCGCGGTGGCGCGACCCGTGGTCGAATCCCACTGCCGACCGTGGTACCCGGGCCGCCACGCGCCGCTGAGATCGGCCGTGAGCCGGACCTGATGCCCGGGCCGGCCTCCGCCACCGGGCACCGGGTGGTGGGTGCGGCCGAAGGCGGTGACCGACAACGCGGCGGGCACCCCAAGATGTGTGTGGCCGCCGAGGACCGAGACGTCGTATGCACGCGCGGCGCGGCGCAGGCCGGCCAGGACGCGGGCCGCGTGGCTGGCGTCGCGGGCCGCAAGCGCGTCGAGCAGGCCGAGTGGTTCGGCGCCCATCGCGGCCAGATCGTTGACGTTCACCAGTACCGAGCACCAGCCGGCCCACTCCGGATCGCGTTCCACCATCGCAGGCACGATGGCGTCGCACGCCGCGATCAGATCCGTCCCGGGCACCGGTGCCCCGTCGTCGCCGACGAACCCGTTGCCGCCAGGGGCTATTTCGGCCAGCAGCGGGCCGAGTGTCGCCTTGACCGCCGCCGCGTGCTGGGTCCGCTCGATCGGCCACCGCATCAATGTGTGCTGGCTGCCCGCCACGGTCACCGGGCGCACGCGTGTCCAGCCCAGCCGGCGGAACATCGCCTCATTGCGGGACTGCACGGTGGCTTCGAAGCGCAGCGCACCCCGCGCCTCCGCGTGGGCGCACGCCGCCCGGACCAAGGCCGCTCCGATGCTCTGCGGGCCGCGCGCGGCGCGGGCCACGACCAGCCGCCCACCGGTCCACCAGCCGACGTCGGGACCGTCATCGACGGGGCCGAGCCGCACCCCGCCGAGTACGAGGCCGGTCGGATCGCGGGCGACCAGGACGATGGTGCGCGGGTCGTCGTCCCGGCCGTCGAGGTCGTGACCGTCGAACAGACCTTGCTCATCGACGAACACCTCGCGGCGCAGCCGCCGGTATGCGCGTACCGCGGCGGCGTCGCCGGCCGGCTCGATGTGGAAGCGCGGCTGGCGGGCCACGGTGCTGCGATCACCGAGCAGTAGCAGGATGTCCTGCGTGGTGACGACGGTTTCGGAGGTTTGCGGGGCGGTGGGGCCGCCGTCGAGCAGTGTCATGGTGTTCACCCGCCCGCGGTCTGCAGCACGCTGCATGCGCCACAGGCAGCACAACCGGCCCTCTGGTCGGCGCCGGACATGCCCGCGGCGCGCAGCTTGGCGGCGACCTGTTCGGTGACGTAGGCCAGCAGGTGCGGGTCGGGGGCGGTGACGCCGTCGTGGGCGGCCAGGGTGCCGCGCATCGGCCGGAAAGGGACGATGAACGGGTAGACGCCGCGGTCGATCAGCCGTGCGGCGCCGGCGATCAGCTCGTCGGGATTCTCGCCGAGGCCGACCAGCAGGTACGTGGACACCCCGTTGCGCCCGAAGACCCGTACCGCCTCGTCCCACGCGGCCTCGTAGTCCACCATGGCGACCGTGGACTTGCCCGGCATCCAACGGCGGCGTACCCGGTCGTCCATGGACTCGACGTGGATGCCGATAGCGGTGGCCCCGGCCTCGTGCAGTTGCCGGATCCACGCCAGGTCGCCAGGAGGTTCACATTGCACCTGGACAGGCAGCCCTGGGACTGCCTCCAGCACCGCCCGCACCGCACGGACGAGATTGCGCGCACCGCGGTCGGCTCCGGTCGTGGTGCCCGTCGTCATCACCATCTGCTTGACCCCGTCCAGGCGGACCGCCGCCTCGGCGACCTCGGCAAGTTGGGCCGGAGTCTTCGCGCCGACGGTCGCGCCCGAGTGCAGCGCCTCCTCGATGGTGCAGAACCGACACCGATCCGCCTCGGCGTACCGGACACAGGTCTGCACCACCGTGGTGGCGAGCACGTCTGCGCCGTGCAGCCGGGCTATCTGCTCGTAGCGCACCCCGTCCGCGGTGGTCAGGTCGTAGAACCGGGGGCGGCGCACCGGGGTCAGGGTCAGACCGGTGTCTTCGTCGCCGACCCAGACCTTGCCGTCGCGCACGCTGTACGGGCTTGCGGGATTCGTGGGTAGCGCGGCGTTGGCACCGTCAACAAGGACGTGGTCGTCGCCGCTGGGTCCCGCACCGTCCGGCCGACGCACGCCAGCGTCCACCTGGACACCTCGCAGGGCCAGCTCGGCGCGGGTCAGGATCCGTACATCCACCGTCGTACGAGTGCCAACACTCACGGCAAGCCCCTTACAACTGGTAGGTGGAATTGATGATGGCGCCCTTGCGGGCGTAGTGGATGATCGCGTCCTGCACGTCGAGCGGGTGGGTGGGGATGACTCCCTCGATCAGGTCCTCTTCCCGGGCACCGTGCAGCGACAGCCCGAACCGGCAGCAGTAAACCTTGCCGCCCTCGGCGATGAACGTCTTGAGCTGGTTGTTGATGTTGTGCTCACCGGGGAATGCCGAGGTGCCGGTGGTGGGGAAGCCACGGGTGGCCAGGCAGTTGAGGGATCCGGGCCCGTAGAAGTAGATCGCGGATTCGAATCCCTTACGTAGCGCACGCGTGGCCTGCAGGACCGCCACGAAACTCACCGACGACTCGTGCGCGATGCCGTGCACCAACGTGAAGTATGTTTCGCCGTTTTCGGCCCGATAGTCGGGGAACACCTTGGTGCTGCCGTAGATGCTGGAGCCCTCCGGCAGCGACGGGTGCGGGATCTCCACCAGGCTCTGCTTCTCAAGGTCGGTCAGGTCGACGGTCATTGCGTACTCCTCTTTGGATACATTGGTGTCTAGCGGTAAAGGGTGGCGAAGGTGTCCCGGAAGACGAGGTCTGCCAGTTCACCGCCGCCGGTCGCGGCGGACATCCGGGCGTACTCGCCCGCGTAGTCCCCCCATGGCTGATCGCTGGCGAACAGCACTCGGTCGTGGCCGAGGCCGCGTTGCTCGATCTGCTGTGCCAGCCAGTACGGGGCGAAGCCGATGGCCCAGGACAGGTCGGTGTAGACGCGCTTTCCGGCTGCGATCCACTCGAAGAACCGGCTGCCGACAAGCTTGATGTGCCCGCTCATACCGCCGCCGAAATGCACCAGGTGCACAGGTACGCGGTCGGCGTACCACTCGACGAGGTTGCCGATCTCGTCGATGTCGGATGCGGCGCCCGGGGAGGTGTGCACGTGAACCAC is drawn from Micromonospora sp. Llam0 and contains these coding sequences:
- a CDS encoding GMC oxidoreductase — its product is MDDEIPDALDADVLDKALGRAEELLAVTTHAFDRAPLIGAIQELLGALFDRPDRRPVGPMPVAVTVEDDGDLHWTGPAIIAGDLWQRPNAALRTGALATRIRLDGNRATGVDLVNLATGEREFLGARAVVIAADAFRTPRLLWVSGVRPAALGRYLTEHPQIMAAALLDEKYIPDDAPLDIHLPVSATVTPGGGAIVPISGVSWVPYATDRPFHGQIMQMDASPVPLNPGVTVRPGQVIGLGWFCRKELSPDNRVWFDEDTLDEHHLPAIRIDYRLNAADRAAIANATEEVRAAAQSLGRPLGEPFLMPAGSSLHYLGTTRMGRVNDGTSVCDPTGRVWDTDNLYVGGNNVIPTATACNPTLTAVAVGVITARAIREQLQTDTH
- a CDS encoding IS3 family transposase; protein product: MRVAFVDSQKAEHGVQSVLRALEDTPAGIAPSTYYAAKARPASARSRRDEELTAMIEQVHKENYGVYGARKIWHELHRRGVEVARCTVERLMRESGLRGLLRDRSPRTTRPAAETGCVQLTAGLDVPPQLGEHRRLESRFDILAQILFEAFGWVRSVSAACRRSSPTAALGAASVTRRHSVPSRVVLSSCRSNSASAWLTDRIVLSSCFCARSRAISRVSSRARWWVCLRAVDATR
- a CDS encoding transposase, whose translation is MPAPKKYSDELRERATRLVVEARRDPASAVGAIRRIADQLGVHPEALRGWVKKAETDARRPAGHHQRRRGTPRRVGTGGP
- a CDS encoding MSMEG_0565 family glycosyltransferase; translation: MRIALLSYSTKPRGGVVHTLALAEALAAAGQDVTVWTLGRGGDAGFYRPLDPAVRQRIVPFPDGPQDEAVGTRILRSIAVLRDAFDPSPYDIVHAQDCISANAVDRCVRTVHHIDQFTTPELADCHEKAIVRPYAHICVSAAVAAELAHGWGVKADVIPNGVAYERFAATDATMRAAWRTRLGRYVLSVGGIEPRKGSLDLLDAYALLHTEMPDVRLVIAGGETLFDYRDYRARWDAHAVELGVEPVVLGAVPDDDLPALVAAAGAFAFPSLKEGFGLAAMEALAAGVPLVVRDLPVLREVFARVARFASDAPTFATELAAVLAEDDPAVRAAGRQLAARHTWAEAAQQHLAFYRALVSDPAPQPVAG
- a CDS encoding carbon-nitrogen hydrolase family protein, with protein sequence MSTVRIAAAAAHFGRDLDFDVARIGKLIDDARSQGCGLLVLPDAALGGYLADLRHPDPDALPPALKPDDPIIFEVARLAAELTVCFGYCEADGNIRYNAAACVTGDGVLGRHRKVHLPAGEVAAYTPGDSFDAFDTPVGRIGMLIDYDKTFPESARSLALDGAEILACLSAWPTSITNRAPRMAQDRQARLFDLYDQARAAENQVVLASSNQTGAMGGMRFLGQSKVVGPGGGILARTFGKAGLAVADIDVAAEIERARRVLRHLGELRFDAYRSSP
- a CDS encoding carbon-nitrogen hydrolase family protein, which translates into the protein MTVLRMAAVAEEFGRDLDVDFRTVERLIVAARAQGVQLLALPEACLGGYLLGLDGDTDLDAGPPALALDGPEIRRLILLAGEMTVVAGYCEADGDTRYNSVVCVSGDGVLGNHRKVHQPLNENASYASGDRFDAFDTPVGRIGMMICYDKAFPESARALALDGAQIGVCVSAWPGSRTNQAADLAEDRWKRRFDLFDRARALENQMVWLSANQAGSFGSLRFVGSAKVVEPGGDILAETGVAAGVAIAELDVANALETARRSMGHLRDRRPETYTYPVGAASA
- a CDS encoding MSMEG_0567/sll0787 family protein — its product is MTLLDGGPTAPQTSETVVTTQDILLLLGDRSTVARQPRFHIEPAGDAAAVRAYRRLRREVFVDEQGLFDGHDLDGRDDDPRTIVLVARDPTGLVLGGVRLGPVDDGPDVGWWTGGRLVVARAARGPQSIGAALVRAACAHAEARGALRFEATVQSRNEAMFRRLGWTRVRPVTVAGSQHTLMRWPIERTQHAAAVKATLGPLLAEIAPGGNGFVGDDGAPVPGTDLIAACDAIVPAMVERDPEWAGWCSVLVNVNDLAAMGAEPLGLLDALAARDASHAARVLAGLRRAARAYDVSVLGGHTHLGVPAALSVTAFGRTHHPVPGGGGRPGHQVRLTADLSGAWRPGYHGRQWDSTTGRATAELRAMSRAVAAARPAAAKDVSMAGIVGTLGMLAEASGCAAILDVAAVPRPSSATAGDWLTCFPGYAMLTADEPGRPPLPAGPAVGAVCGELTEGQGIGLRWPDGEVTHAVTGVVTGMGRA
- a CDS encoding MSMEG_0568 family radical SAM protein; this encodes MSVGTRTTVDVRILTRAELALRGVQVDAGVRRPDGAGPSGDDHVLVDGANAALPTNPASPYSVRDGKVWVGDEDTGLTLTPVRRPRFYDLTTADGVRYEQIARLHGADVLATTVVQTCVRYAEADRCRFCTIEEALHSGATVGAKTPAQLAEVAEAAVRLDGVKQMVMTTGTTTGADRGARNLVRAVRAVLEAVPGLPVQVQCEPPGDLAWIRQLHEAGATAIGIHVESMDDRVRRRWMPGKSTVAMVDYEAAWDEAVRVFGRNGVSTYLLVGLGENPDELIAGAARLIDRGVYPFIVPFRPMRGTLAAHDGVTAPDPHLLAYVTEQVAAKLRAAGMSGADQRAGCAACGACSVLQTAGG
- a CDS encoding MSMEG_0572/Sll0783 family nitrogen starvation response protein, coding for MTVDLTDLEKQSLVEIPHPSLPEGSSIYGSTKVFPDYRAENGETYFTLVHGIAHESSVSFVAVLQATRALRKGFESAIYFYGPGSLNCLATRGFPTTGTSAFPGEHNINNQLKTFIAEGGKVYCCRFGLSLHGAREEDLIEGVIPTHPLDVQDAIIHYARKGAIINSTYQL